Below is a genomic region from Astatotilapia calliptera chromosome 2, fAstCal1.2, whole genome shotgun sequence.
CGGCCGCCACTGAGCAGGTAGTGGTCTTATCCGCGTGGGTGCAAACAGGATTATATTTACTTTGGGAGGGTATATATTTGGCAAGTGTGGACAGGAGGAAAGCAGGTTTCAGACATGATTCTGCGGCTCCTGGCCTTCATGACCCACGCCATGGCAACACGAGCCACACGAAGTGAAATCAAACACTGGGCAGATGTGGTGGGAGTGTGAATTAGAAACAGTTGAGTAATGTTAGAGCTGTCAGCTCCTGTGACACATTAGGTTTTAAATAGATTCTGCTTCTGATGAATGGTCTATACAGTAGTAAGAGTGGAAGTAGAAGGTATGCTGCTCTGGAGGATGAATTCAAGTGTTGAAATGTGGCAGGTGGGCTGACGCTGAGGGAGCCAGCACCAGCTATCGCAGATTGGACAGCAATTTAAATATGGGACCCGCACTCCACGGTGTGAGATCCCACATTACAATGAAGAATAATGCCATCATTCGAGGAAAAAGAAGTGAAACAACTTCAACTTCTGTTCTCACATAAGACAGCTGTTAACCTGCACTTACAGCATTTGGCCACAGCATGAACCATTAATAAGTTAACTTTAGGTTTAGGACTATAATTTAAACTCCTGAAGAAACAAATATTTCAGTCTATAaagcataaagttaaaaaaaaaaatcacagaaaactTACATTTACTGGAGAAAGTCACCGTGTCAGCTCATACATCCTCTGTGGCAAAGCTTCCCACGTCTGGCAGGGTCCATGAGGCCTCACTGCTTTACCGACTGGCCTCAGTGCAACACTAATCTTAGGACCCCCAACAATGCCCTTGAATGGACAGGAAAAGCAGACTCTTGCGAGCCACAAACTTAGTTCCACGCCGACAAGCTCAGTGACTCAGTCTTCTGTCTTCAAATACAACTCTCGCAGAAATCAGAATCCAGGCCCAGGGGTCTTTAGCCGGCCAcagcacacatatgcacacacactcaaccaAAGAACCAACCAACAAACCTGCTCTCCCTTGACCCTCCCTCCCCCCTCGGTTAAATTTGGCACGGTGTGCACTGTCCAGTGTAAACTATTAAACAAACCCCTGCTCGCATGCTACGGCGAGTGACAGGGCAGCTGGCCAATGATCTTGTCTGCTAAGTCTGTCTGGCCACAAGTGTTCCCGAGATCTAAATATATCACAAGGGTCTCTTTTCCTATCATGGGGGTGGAGATGGGATGGTGGTGGTGCAGGAATGATTTGGAGATGAACAACTACTGGCATCCTGAAGTTCCAaatcacagtgacaggaaaggggtaaatgtatttatttattaaaaaagctGAGTTTCAATGAGTTAAAATCCTAGCTACTAAACACAACAACTCACTTCAGAcatatttcattatttcatcaGGTACTCAAAGAAACAACACACTGCATGTTTGCTAAATAATCTCATATTATCTGCCAGTTTATTTCTTCATAATCCACAATGTACACTGTTTCAACCCATTGTATAGTTTATCTGGATTGATTACCTGGATGTAAAATGCTACATGTGCATTTAGAAAGGGTTTTTTGTATGTTACACGCACACATGGCAAACGATTTGTATAAACAGCtactttacattttatttacatttacaggaCAAGTGAGATGTTCACTAATATATCGTCATGGTTAATACTAGGGTCTGTTAAACAGTACGTCAGctgcaaacatttatttaagcCCACTGGAAGAAAATTTTACAAAGATGAAAAGTAAGGAAAGGTATTCTAACTCAAGGATATATCTGCAGTAATGAGACTGGACAAGTTCTAAGCTGAGGTACCTCTGCAGACAAGCGGAAAAGACTAACACcgacatttttaactttttgggGATTATGAGCTGAAAATTGATGAAGGTTTACCGACAAGTCAAAGTGAACACACATGTAGAAGCCACAATATTAAAACCGCTGATGGTTGAACATCCTTACAAAACAGTGTTCTCTGTGGAAACTTCTTTCCATGCGTGAGAGTGCTACCATCTGAACACAACAGATCAAGGTAGTAACCTGGCCTCCAAACTCTCCAGACACACAACTTCAAAAAGTCGAAGTTTCATGCTTCAGTGCATTTGAGCTCTTTTGATGGCATGATATTAGGCAGCTGGTTTCAACACTGTGGCTTACAGGCACCGGTGATGACATGGCAATCATGTTTGGACAGTattacattgttttgttttgaattgaAAATTTATTTTCTAGCACCAACTGTAGCAACAAGCGGTCTACATTAAGTTCAGAAAAAATCAGTGACCATCAAATAAAATCTAACCACCATACTGTTAACAGCTGTTCAAGTCATTTTACCCATTTATATGTGCTTTCCTATACATCCACTAGCTTCTAATGGTTTCATTTTTTGAATTTCTCATCCAGcatttcaactccttcaataaCCTCTGATTTTTAAAGGACCAAAGTGATGTTTCAGAGCATTTCGGTTGACTTTTACCATTACGTGTTTTCGTTTGTTTAGTTTGGAATCGTGGCGTCCACAATTTTCTTAAATTTCAGTATCGAATGATCTGCTATGGTGTGGACTTATGTACAGATTACAAACCCTTTTCCAAACAGCAATCTTTACAGACTTTTTGCACCAATTATAACTGGTATGTTTTAAATTGCTCATATTCAACAACAATTCTGTACACCTGTTTTATTCTTCTAAGAATACTGAGCTGCAACAACAATACGGCTGTTACAAAAACAAGGCATCACACTAATAGTCAGCCTAAGCTTGTCAACAACTTGACAAACTGCTATTTacactaaaaaaataataatataatggaAGCCTTCAGAAGCATTGTGGaatccagaaaaaagaaaaacaaagaaaaaaaaccctaaagatCTAATCAAGGTAAGCTtggttttactgtaacaacagcCACCTTGGATTTGAGTTAAAATGTTCTTAAGCACCAGTTTGGTCTTTAAACCTTCACTACAGACTCTAGTTTAGGCGAGAACGGCAGCCAATATTTGTGAGTAAAAATGAACAGATAAAAACAAGTATCTAAGATCCACTGACTGAattatgtataaataaatagcCAAAAAGCTGAAATTGACCTAATACACAGTATATATGTGACTTTAATGCATGAGATACTACGTGGTCAGGTGAGGTTACTGCTTATTAGTTCAAGAGAGTCTCAGAAAGCAGAACACCTCTCACCCCTCTCGGCTGGGCTCTTTTTGGTCACAGTGAACTTAGACTTGAGAGAATGATCTGCTATCAGCTGATTGATTTCATTTTGCTTGTAAGTGGACAATCTTTGGCTTATCCATGGTAACTTTGACTCGTCTTCAGAGCTGCGGAAGGACCGTTTGCAGGCCCTGCCTATGAGGTACACCACCTCTGCCAGGTTGAGCAGCACACACACCGCAGACACTGCCAGCATGAACACAGTGAATATGGTCTTTTCTGTCGGTCTGGAGACAAAGCAGTCCACCGTATTGGGGCAAGGGAATGAGTCACATTTCACCAAACGCACCATCTTAAAGTCAGGATAGATCAAGTAAAAGATGTAGAGAAAAGCCACTTCGAAAATTATTCTAAAGATGATACTGATCATGTATGTCCACCACAGAGCGCCCGTGATCTGAAACTTCTGGTTCTTGATGTGTTCCAGCTCTTTGGGACTACTGCGGCCTGCCCTCTTCAGGATCTTCTTGTCGATGTGCCTTCGGTGGGCTACGTGCATGGCCACTAAGAGTGCAGGGGTGGAGACCAGGATGAGCTGGAGTGCCCACAGACGGATGTGTGAAATTGGGAAGAACTGGTCGTAGCAGACGCTATTGCAGCCGGGCTGCTGGGTGTTGCAGGTGAAGCCGGACTTTTCATCGCCCCAGACGCTCTCCGCAGCAACCACCAGGACCAGGATGCGGAAGATGAAGATGACAGACAGCCAGACGCGTCCGATGCCAGTAGAGTGCCTGTTTACACCGCTGATCACGGCATAAAAGGACCCCCAGTTCATTTTCGACTCCAGGTCTGGGGAAAAGGGGATTAATATAAGTTTTTACA
It encodes:
- the LOC113035080 gene encoding gap junction beta-1 protein-like, whose protein sequence is MNWGSFYAVISGVNRHSTGIGRVWLSVIFIFRILVLVVAAESVWGDEKSGFTCNTQQPGCNSVCYDQFFPISHIRLWALQLILVSTPALLVAMHVAHRRHIDKKILKRAGRSSPKELEHIKNQKFQITGALWWTYMISIIFRIIFEVAFLYIFYLIYPDFKMVRLVKCDSFPCPNTVDCFVSRPTEKTIFTVFMLAVSAVCVLLNLAEVVYLIGRACKRSFRSSEDESKLPWISQRLSTYKQNEINQLIADHSLKSKFTVTKKSPAERGERCSAF